The Myxococcota bacterium genome has a window encoding:
- a CDS encoding enoyl-CoA hydratase-related protein — protein sequence MLDQKNYSTIRIEKRPDGVALATLNRPEKLNAVNGDLHHELTTLPRDADSDRDVRALVITGAGRAFCAGGDFSPGSVPLGSRGTPAFEEGRRVVDHLLECSKPVISAVNGYAMGLGATVALLCDVVVAARSAVFADTHVVMGIGAGDGGQLIWPLLVGVNRAKYYLMTGERVNAEEAERIGLVSFVVDDAELMPRALAIATRLAQGPAQAIAASKGAINQWMRSISASVLPHSLALESACFGSADNREAVAAFNEKRRPDFRRT from the coding sequence CGCCACCCTGAACCGGCCCGAGAAGCTGAACGCGGTGAACGGCGACCTCCACCACGAGCTCACCACCCTGCCGCGCGACGCCGACTCCGACCGCGACGTGCGTGCGCTGGTGATCACCGGCGCGGGCCGCGCGTTCTGCGCGGGCGGTGACTTCTCGCCCGGCAGCGTGCCGCTGGGCAGCCGCGGCACGCCGGCGTTCGAGGAGGGCCGCCGCGTGGTCGACCACTTGCTCGAGTGCAGCAAGCCGGTGATCTCGGCGGTGAACGGCTACGCGATGGGACTGGGCGCCACCGTCGCGCTCTTGTGCGACGTGGTCGTGGCGGCGCGCTCGGCGGTCTTCGCGGACACACACGTGGTGATGGGCATCGGCGCGGGCGACGGCGGGCAGCTGATCTGGCCGCTCCTGGTCGGCGTGAACCGCGCGAAGTACTACCTGATGACCGGCGAGCGCGTGAACGCCGAGGAGGCCGAGCGCATCGGCCTGGTGAGCTTCGTGGTCGACGACGCCGAGCTCATGCCGCGCGCGCTCGCCATCGCCACCCGGCTGGCGCAAGGCCCCGCTCAGGCGATCGCGGCCTCGAAGGGCGCGATCAACCAGTGGATGCGCTCGATCTCCGCGAGCGTGCTCCCCCACTCACTCGCGCTCGAGTCCGCGTGCTTCGGCAGCGCCGACAACCGCGAGGCGGTCGCCGCATTCAACGAGAAGAGAAGGCCCGACTTCCGTCGGACTTAG